One part of the Microcoleus sp. FACHB-831 genome encodes these proteins:
- a CDS encoding TrbI/VirB10 family protein: MNGHSNQNKQKTFEEDLELMNEADDTADGDNLTDDLENAKLAELVRFDDSPSVPSPVIPENEEIEQQNLLIQKSELFDDPIQGKTEPNFSKRGLSKAFATGSVLFIGFGAVGLFLNSVFNQPIRKAPVAVSPAPSPTPTTTPTPGTETGKLKTDLALGKQADQLKALNDAKSPRNRNNQVQPSRPQQSEKQPVVSSSPPPPPPSTVAAPYNPPPRNYPQPTSQPTPTRQRASQPTPTRQRAYREPQPPQRAYREPPQLPLRTSTPVASVPTRATSTPASAPKLQAEEKTVDPMQQWMALNRLGSYGNSDVGEKVPISAPTLRTAPTAQSKSASVAIAIPASVPVASSTDGAIASTRDVPIAIAAVPTPSVASVPQQEPFILRPPQSRANQSGVSSSQLRTPVTETGEAPQDTQGSSTLAPPVIQPPAAVQSVAQINPAEEANILNGIPVRRLTVGGVAQGHLVTPIIWTGQGQATKSPERPTAEKFIVQLAESLADGNGGVAMPAGTQLVATVVGVNESGLAQLSVTQVIVDSQEYVLPPGAISIRGNNGQPLIASKWGDKGPAIASGDATAFLFGSLSRVGQVLTQPNSESSTSVGGFGYSSTTSSRSGDRNVLGAILDGGFTPLVQQILKRNEQHLEEITSRPDVWYVRAGENVQVFVNRSFEL; the protein is encoded by the coding sequence ATGAACGGACATAGCAATCAGAATAAACAGAAAACTTTTGAAGAAGATTTGGAATTGATGAATGAAGCGGATGATACCGCTGATGGGGATAATCTAACAGATGACTTGGAGAACGCCAAATTAGCTGAATTAGTACGGTTTGATGATAGTCCCTCTGTTCCCTCTCCAGTTATTCCAGAAAACGAAGAAATTGAGCAACAAAATCTGCTGATTCAAAAATCAGAGTTGTTCGACGATCCGATTCAGGGCAAGACGGAACCGAATTTTTCCAAACGTGGTTTATCTAAAGCTTTTGCAACTGGTAGCGTGCTATTTATAGGTTTTGGTGCTGTTGGACTATTTTTAAATAGTGTTTTTAACCAACCAATAAGAAAAGCTCCTGTAGCAGTTAGCCCAGCTCCATCACCAACACCCACAACTACACCTACTCCAGGGACGGAAACTGGCAAGCTAAAAACTGATTTGGCTTTAGGAAAACAAGCGGATCAACTTAAAGCTTTAAACGACGCTAAGAGTCCCAGGAATAGGAATAATCAGGTTCAGCCTTCTCGCCCACAACAATCGGAGAAGCAGCCTGTTGTGTCTTCTTCTCCACCACCTCCACCTCCTAGTACTGTTGCAGCGCCATATAATCCGCCACCTCGCAACTATCCCCAGCCAACTTCTCAACCTACGCCGACGAGGCAAAGAGCTTCTCAACCTACGCCGACGAGGCAAAGAGCTTATCGAGAGCCACAGCCGCCGCAAAGAGCTTATCGAGAGCCGCCCCAGCTGCCTCTTCGTACCTCTACTCCTGTTGCTTCTGTTCCAACTCGCGCCACTTCTACTCCCGCATCAGCCCCTAAACTACAAGCTGAAGAAAAAACTGTTGACCCCATGCAGCAGTGGATGGCTTTGAATCGTCTGGGCAGTTACGGCAATAGTGATGTTGGTGAAAAAGTACCGATAAGTGCGCCTACCCTTCGTACTGCTCCTACTGCACAAAGCAAGAGTGCATCAGTTGCGATCGCAATCCCGGCATCGGTTCCGGTGGCGTCATCAACTGACGGGGCTATTGCATCGACAAGGGATGTACCAATTGCGATCGCGGCAGTACCAACCCCTAGTGTTGCAAGCGTTCCCCAACAAGAGCCGTTTATTCTGCGGCCTCCCCAGTCCCGAGCCAATCAATCTGGGGTTAGTTCGTCACAACTAAGAACTCCTGTAACTGAAACGGGGGAAGCTCCCCAGGATACCCAAGGTTCTTCAACTCTTGCACCTCCTGTAATACAACCTCCAGCAGCGGTACAGTCGGTTGCTCAAATTAATCCGGCTGAGGAAGCGAATATTCTTAACGGCATACCAGTCCGCCGTTTAACAGTAGGGGGGGTTGCCCAGGGGCACTTGGTAACACCAATTATTTGGACTGGTCAGGGGCAAGCAACTAAATCTCCGGAGCGCCCAACAGCAGAAAAGTTCATCGTGCAACTTGCTGAATCGCTAGCCGATGGCAATGGTGGAGTTGCAATGCCAGCCGGAACTCAACTTGTTGCGACTGTTGTCGGTGTCAACGAATCGGGCTTGGCCCAGCTATCCGTGACGCAGGTTATTGTCGATAGCCAAGAATACGTTCTGCCGCCTGGGGCTATCAGCATTCGTGGAAATAACGGTCAGCCTTTGATTGCCTCCAAGTGGGGAGATAAGGGTCCGGCGATCGCATCCGGAGACGCCACGGCATTCTTGTTTGGCTCTCTTTCCAGGGTGGGCCAAGTACTGACTCAGCCAAATTCTGAATCATCCACTTCTGTTGGTGGCTTCGGCTACAGTTCCACAACATCCAGCCGCAGTGGAGACCGCAATGTTCTTGGTGCAATCTTGGATGGTGGTTTTACACCTCTTGTACAGCAAATCTTGAAACGCAACGAGCAGCATCTAGAGGAAATTACATCTCGCCCGGATGTTTGGTATGTCCGTGCTGGTGAAAATGTTCAAGTTTTTGTTAATCGCTCATTTGAACTTTGA